The Thermoanaerobaculia bacterium genome includes the window CGGCATCCCAGCGGGTCGTCTTTCCCCAGGCGTCGATCGCGCGAATGCGCCCCTCCGCCGCGAGGCGCTGGAGGTTCCGGTACACGGTCCCGAGCGACAGGCGGGGCATCCGTTCGCGCGCTTGCGCGTAGATCCAGTCCGCGGTCGGGTGCGTCTCGGTCGAGGCGACGATCGAGTAGATCAGCGCGCGCTGGCGGGTTACCCGGGGGCGGTGCGGCGTTTCCATATCAATAACGATTATCAATACTGACAGGAGTCCGGCCGCTTGTCAAGCGCCCTTCCCCGCCGCGGCGAGCGGGTCGACGAAGACGCTTCGCTCGCGCGGCCCGTCGAGCTCGAGCAGGAAGACCCCCTGCCACCGTCCGAGGCGGAGCTTTCCGCCTTCGACCGCGAGCACCCGGGAGTTTCCGATCGCCTCGGAGAGGAAATGGGCCGCCGAGTTCCCCTCCCCGTGCTCGAAGGGAACGGACGGCGTCCACTTCGCCAGCGCCCGCTCGACGTCGGTCCCCACGTCGGGATCCCAGTTCTCTCCGACCGACACCGCCGCGGTCGTGTGGGGAACCGACACCAGGACGAAGCCGCTCTGGATTCCGAGCGACTCGACCGCCTTCTGCACCGGTTCCGTCACGTCGC containing:
- a CDS encoding transcriptional repressor, translating into METPHRPRVTRQRALIYSIVASTETHPTADWIYAQARERMPRLSLGTVYRNLQRLAAEGRIRAIDAWGKTTRWDADLSAHYHFLCTACGAIRDVPKPEGEDARLAGLFPLPGFSITGHRVELEGLCAPCTRVPQRKGRGSARSAK
- a CDS encoding secondary thiamine-phosphate synthase enzyme YjbQ: MKGKKFVVATSRKIERRDVTEPVQKAVESLGIQSGFVLVSVPHTTAAVSVGENWDPDVGTDVERALAKWTPSVPFEHGEGNSAAHFLSEAIGNSRVLAVEGGKLRLGRWQGVFLLELDGPRERSVFVDPLAAAGKGA